A genomic stretch from Deinococcus aquiradiocola includes:
- a CDS encoding Gfo/Idh/MocA family protein, with amino-acid sequence MTPLNTDARLKILPPDERVGYAVIGLGDLTSQELYPAFHLSGQSRLAALVSGDRDKATQQARQLGLRDDDVYTYDELERLKDRPDVQAVFIVLPNAQHREFTERAAAIGKHVLCEKPLSVSVQDAQAMVDACQNAGVLLMTAYRIQYTPHHQAARDLMRDGTLGRVKLIEATDVQVEPDEGQWRLKRDMAGGGSLLDVGLYCLNTARYLTGEEPTEVFAYTHSTPGDPRFTEVEESVSFVLRFPSGIIANSFCSYGASRQRSVRVMGEDAHLTLDPAFDYTNLRLRVGTEDAVREHLIREVDQFALELDHFSHCVLTGETPFTPGEEGLQDQVIMEAIYRSAREGRPVRLDRHEGQDVFRGTPPRPTERERS; translated from the coding sequence GTGACCCCACTGAACACCGACGCCCGACTGAAGATCCTCCCGCCCGACGAGCGCGTCGGTTACGCCGTCATCGGCCTGGGGGACCTGACCTCGCAGGAACTGTACCCGGCCTTCCACCTGAGCGGCCAGTCGCGCCTCGCGGCCCTCGTGAGCGGCGACCGCGACAAGGCCACCCAGCAGGCCCGGCAGCTCGGCCTGCGGGACGACGACGTGTACACCTACGACGAACTCGAACGCCTGAAGGACCGCCCGGACGTGCAGGCCGTGTTCATCGTGCTGCCGAACGCGCAGCACCGCGAGTTCACGGAACGCGCCGCCGCCATCGGCAAGCACGTCCTGTGCGAGAAGCCCCTGTCGGTCAGCGTGCAGGACGCCCAGGCGATGGTAGACGCCTGCCAAAACGCGGGCGTGCTTCTCATGACCGCGTACCGCATTCAGTACACGCCGCACCACCAGGCGGCCCGCGACCTGATGCGGGACGGCACGCTCGGCCGCGTGAAGCTCATCGAGGCGACCGACGTGCAGGTCGAGCCGGACGAGGGCCAGTGGCGCCTGAAGCGCGACATGGCGGGCGGCGGGAGCCTGCTCGACGTGGGCCTGTACTGCCTGAACACCGCGCGGTACCTGACGGGCGAGGAACCGACCGAGGTGTTCGCGTACACGCACAGCACGCCCGGCGACCCGCGCTTCACGGAAGTCGAGGAGAGCGTGAGCTTCGTGCTGCGCTTCCCGAGCGGGATCATCGCGAACAGCTTCTGCAGTTACGGCGCGTCCCGGCAGCGGTCCGTGCGCGTGATGGGCGAGGACGCGCACCTGACGCTCGATCCGGCCTTCGACTACACCAACCTGCGCCTGCGCGTCGGCACCGAGGACGCCGTGCGCGAGCACCTGATCCGCGAGGTGGACCAGTTCGCGCTGGAACTCGACCACTTCTCGCACTGCGTGCTGACCGGTGAGACGCCCTTCACGCCGGGCGAGGAGGGCCTGCAGGACCAGGTGATCATGGAGGCCATCTACCGCTCCGCGCGTGAGGGTCGCCCCGTCCGGTTGGACCGGCACGAGGGGCAGGACGTGTTCCGCGGCACGCCGCCGCGCCCCACCGAACGGGAACGCTCCTGA
- the hutI gene encoding imidazolonepropionase, with translation MTGAETLFTNISQLVTPGVGMQRGAAMRDLTVIPDAAILVSGGVIRWVGPRAQAPGMVQEHDLGGVAVVPGLIDPHTHAVWAGDRLADFEARISGVPYEEILARGGGIRSSMRATGAAGVEELVALARPRLRALHASGATTTEVKSGYGLDFDAELRMLRAVRVLQAEFQLVPTLLIHVPPTGGRAEYVQAVCHDLIPGVAREGLATAVDVFTEREAFTVDETRAILQAAKAHGLQTKLHADQFHAIGGTELACELGALSVDHLEASGPAQIAALAASNTVATILPGVTLHLGLPAAPGRALIDAGAAVAVGTDLNPGSSPVFSTQLALALAVRLCRLTLAEALTACTVNAAAALGLSDRGTLAPGQRADFLALHSHDWRDLPYTLGASPVRSVVVSGTEL, from the coding sequence ATGACGGGAGCGGAAACGCTGTTCACGAACATCAGCCAACTCGTCACGCCAGGGGTGGGCATGCAGCGCGGCGCGGCCATGCGCGACCTGACCGTCATCCCTGACGCGGCGATCCTCGTGTCGGGCGGAGTGATCCGCTGGGTCGGCCCGCGCGCCCAGGCTCCCGGAATGGTGCAGGAGCATGATCTGGGCGGCGTGGCGGTCGTCCCCGGGCTGATCGACCCGCACACGCACGCCGTGTGGGCCGGGGATCGCCTCGCGGACTTCGAGGCGCGCATTTCCGGCGTCCCGTACGAGGAGATCCTGGCGCGTGGCGGCGGCATCCGCAGCAGCATGCGGGCGACCGGGGCGGCGGGCGTGGAGGAACTCGTCGCGCTTGCCCGGCCCCGCCTGCGGGCGCTGCATGCCTCCGGCGCGACGACGACTGAGGTCAAGAGCGGGTACGGTCTGGACTTCGACGCCGAGCTGCGGATGCTCCGCGCCGTCCGTGTCCTTCAGGCGGAATTCCAGCTCGTGCCGACCCTGCTGATTCACGTGCCGCCCACCGGGGGCCGCGCGGAGTACGTGCAGGCGGTCTGCCACGACCTCATTCCCGGCGTGGCGCGCGAGGGGCTGGCAACGGCGGTGGACGTGTTCACCGAGCGCGAGGCGTTCACGGTGGACGAGACCCGCGCCATCCTCCAGGCCGCGAAGGCACACGGGCTTCAGACGAAGCTGCACGCCGACCAGTTCCACGCCATCGGCGGCACGGAACTCGCGTGCGAGCTGGGTGCCCTGAGCGTGGATCACCTGGAGGCGAGCGGCCCCGCGCAGATCGCCGCGCTGGCCGCGTCGAACACCGTGGCGACCATCCTGCCGGGCGTGACGCTGCACCTGGGCCTGCCTGCCGCGCCGGGCCGCGCCCTGATCGACGCGGGTGCGGCGGTCGCCGTGGGCACCGACCTGAATCCCGGTTCCTCGCCTGTGTTCAGCACGCAACTCGCGCTGGCCCTGGCCGTGCGCCTGTGTCGCCTGACGCTCGCCGAGGCGCTGACCGCCTGCACCGTGAATGCTGCCGCTGCCCTCGGCCTGAGTGACCGGGGCACCCTCGCGCCCGGCCAGCGGGCGGATTTCCTCGCCCTGCACAGCCACGACTGGCGCGACCTGCCGTACACGCTCGGTGCGAGTCCGGTACGGAGCGTGGTTGTCAGCGGCACTGAACTCTGA
- the hutH gene encoding histidine ammonia-lyase, translating into MILDQHLSLEAFLSVVRGGESVQLAEAARERILRARAVIERIVDGQAAVYGVNTGFGKFASVQVPRAGLEELQLNLILSHAIGVGENLPGEVVRGMLLLRAQSLALGHSGVRPEVVELLLSLLNAGAHPVIPAQGSVGASGDLAPLAHLALGLIGLGEMEYRGQVRPSADVLSDLGLSPLTLQAKEGLALINGTQLMGSLLALAVADARTLLGTANLAAAMTVEAMYGSHRPFQPDVIGLRPHPGAVAVAEELRFFLRDSQIAPSHAVGDGKVQDAYSLRAAPQVHGASLDTLAHAERVLAVEFASVTDNPLIFPDTGDVVSGGNFHGQPLAVTIDALKVAVAELGSISERRCEQLLNPALSGLPGFLAPQGGLNSGFMIAQYTAAALVSENKVLAHPASVDTIPTSANQEDHVSMGAHGARQLRAILENVQNVVGIELLCAAQALDFQKLQAGRGAQAAWEHIRAHIPNMTQDRYYRPDLLKIVQMVRGGELLRVARDA; encoded by the coding sequence GTGATTCTCGATCAACACCTGTCCCTTGAAGCTTTCCTGTCCGTCGTGCGTGGCGGCGAGTCCGTCCAGCTGGCCGAGGCCGCGCGGGAGCGCATTCTTCGTGCGCGGGCGGTGATCGAGCGGATCGTGGACGGTCAGGCGGCGGTGTACGGCGTGAACACGGGGTTCGGGAAGTTCGCGTCGGTGCAGGTGCCGCGTGCTGGGCTGGAGGAGCTGCAGCTGAACCTGATCCTGTCGCACGCGATCGGGGTGGGGGAGAACCTGCCGGGCGAGGTGGTGCGCGGCATGCTGCTGCTGCGCGCACAGTCGCTCGCGCTGGGGCACTCGGGCGTGCGGCCCGAGGTGGTGGAGCTGCTGCTCTCGCTGCTGAACGCAGGCGCGCACCCGGTCATTCCGGCGCAGGGGAGCGTGGGCGCGTCGGGGGACCTCGCGCCGCTGGCGCACCTGGCACTGGGATTGATCGGGCTGGGCGAGATGGAGTATCGGGGGCAGGTGCGTCCCAGTGCGGATGTGCTGTCAGACCTTGGCCTGAGTCCGCTGACGTTACAGGCGAAGGAGGGGCTGGCCCTGATCAATGGCACGCAGCTCATGGGGAGCCTGCTGGCCCTGGCGGTCGCGGACGCGCGCACGCTGCTGGGCACGGCGAACCTCGCGGCGGCCATGACGGTCGAGGCGATGTACGGCTCGCACCGGCCGTTCCAGCCGGACGTGATCGGTCTGCGCCCCCACCCCGGCGCGGTCGCGGTGGCGGAGGAACTGCGGTTCTTCCTGCGGGACTCGCAGATCGCGCCGTCGCACGCAGTGGGGGACGGGAAGGTGCAGGACGCGTACTCGCTGCGGGCCGCGCCGCAGGTGCACGGCGCGAGCCTGGATACGCTCGCGCACGCCGAGCGGGTCCTGGCCGTGGAGTTCGCGTCCGTGACGGACAACCCGCTGATCTTCCCGGACACCGGGGACGTGGTGAGCGGCGGGAACTTCCACGGGCAGCCGCTGGCCGTCACCATCGACGCGCTCAAGGTCGCGGTGGCGGAACTCGGCAGCATCAGCGAGCGCCGCTGCGAGCAGCTCCTGAATCCGGCCCTGTCGGGCCTGCCGGGCTTCCTCGCGCCGCAGGGCGGCCTGAACAGCGGCTTCATGATCGCGCAGTACACGGCCGCCGCGCTCGTCAGCGAGAACAAGGTCCTCGCGCACCCGGCGAGCGTGGACACCATCCCCACCAGCGCCAACCAGGAGGATCACGTCAGCATGGGCGCGCACGGCGCGCGGCAGCTGCGCGCCATCCTGGAGAACGTGCAGAACGTCGTCGGAATCGAGCTGCTGTGCGCCGCGCAGGCCCTCGACTTCCAGAAGCTGCAGGCCGGACGGGGCGCGCAGGCCGCGTGGGAGCACATCCGCGCGCACATCCCCAACATGACACAGGACCGCTACTACCGACCCGACCTCCTGAAGATCGTGCAGATGGTGCGGGGCGGCGAACTGCTCCGCGTGGCCCGGGACGCCTGA
- the hutU gene encoding urocanate hydratase, with translation MTQSPITAPEPAPVVRAPRGPNRTAKGWVQEAAKRMLMNNLDPDVAEHPDTLVVYGGRGKAARTWEAYHKIVETLDRLENDETLLIQSGKPVAVLKTHEWAPRVLLANSNLVPHWANWETFDKLDRAGLMMYGQMTAGSWIYIGTQGILQGTYETFAGAARKHFGGSLKGTITVTAGLGGMGGAQPLAVKLAGGVSITIEIDPTRIQKRLDTRYLDEVASSLEDAITRAEQYKTAGVARSIGVQGNAAELVPQLVTMNWTPDLVTDQTSAHDPMWGYLPVLSPDEDASRLRTDHADEYRQRAYDAMAAHVRAILELQRRGAVAFDYGNNLRHRAQEAGVTDAFDYPGFVPAFIRDSFCEGRGPFRWVALSGDPEDIRATDRALLDLFPNDERLQSWLTYAADQIAFQGLPARICWLGYRERDHAARLFNEMVADGRLKAPIVIGRDHLDAGSVASPYRETEAMLDGSDAVSDWPLLNFGLGIASGASWMSFHHGGGVGLGFSQHSGLVIVADGTEAAAQKLSRALTNDPGMGVIRHADAGYDHALNVAHERGLDLPSLDIKEHR, from the coding sequence ATGACCCAGTCCCCCATCACGGCCCCCGAACCCGCCCCCGTCGTGCGCGCCCCGCGCGGCCCGAACCGGACCGCGAAAGGCTGGGTGCAGGAAGCCGCCAAACGCATGCTGATGAACAACCTCGACCCGGACGTCGCCGAGCACCCCGACACCCTCGTCGTGTACGGCGGGCGCGGCAAGGCCGCCCGAACCTGGGAGGCGTACCACAAGATCGTGGAGACGCTCGACCGACTGGAGAACGACGAGACGCTCCTCATCCAGTCCGGCAAGCCCGTCGCCGTGCTGAAAACGCACGAGTGGGCACCGCGCGTGCTGCTCGCCAACAGCAACCTCGTGCCGCACTGGGCGAACTGGGAGACCTTCGACAAACTCGACCGGGCGGGCCTGATGATGTACGGCCAGATGACCGCCGGAAGCTGGATCTACATCGGCACGCAGGGCATCCTGCAGGGCACCTACGAGACCTTCGCGGGCGCGGCCCGCAAACACTTCGGCGGCAGCCTGAAAGGCACCATCACCGTCACCGCCGGACTGGGCGGCATGGGGGGCGCGCAACCGCTCGCCGTGAAGCTCGCCGGGGGCGTCAGCATCACCATCGAGATCGACCCGACCCGCATCCAGAAACGCCTGGATACCCGCTACCTCGACGAGGTCGCCAGCAGCCTCGAAGATGCCATCACCCGCGCAGAACAGTACAAGACTGCGGGAGTGGCCCGCTCCATCGGCGTGCAGGGCAACGCCGCCGAACTCGTCCCGCAGCTCGTCACGATGAACTGGACGCCGGACCTCGTCACGGACCAGACGAGCGCGCACGACCCCATGTGGGGCTACCTGCCCGTCCTCTCGCCCGACGAGGACGCCAGCCGCCTGCGCACCGACCACGCCGACGAGTACCGCCAGCGCGCGTACGACGCGATGGCCGCGCACGTCCGCGCCATCCTCGAACTCCAGCGGCGCGGCGCGGTCGCCTTCGATTACGGCAACAACCTCCGCCACCGCGCCCAGGAAGCCGGCGTGACGGACGCCTTCGACTACCCCGGCTTCGTGCCCGCCTTCATCCGCGACAGCTTCTGCGAGGGACGCGGCCCCTTCCGCTGGGTGGCGCTGTCCGGCGACCCCGAGGACATCCGCGCCACCGACCGCGCGCTCCTCGACCTCTTCCCGAACGACGAACGCCTGCAGTCCTGGCTGACGTACGCCGCCGATCAGATCGCCTTCCAGGGCCTCCCCGCCCGCATCTGCTGGCTCGGGTACCGGGAACGTGACCATGCCGCGCGCCTGTTCAACGAGATGGTCGCCGACGGCCGCCTGAAAGCCCCCATCGTCATCGGCCGCGACCACCTCGACGCCGGAAGCGTCGCCAGCCCCTACCGCGAAACGGAAGCCATGCTCGACGGCAGCGACGCCGTCAGCGACTGGCCCCTCCTGAACTTCGGCCTCGGCATCGCCAGTGGGGCCAGCTGGATGAGCTTCCACCACGGGGGCGGCGTCGGCCTGGGCTTCAGCCAGCACAGCGGCCTCGTCATCGTCGCCGACGGCACGGAAGCAGCGGCGCAGAAACTGTCCCGCGCGCTGACCAACGACCCCGGCATGGGCGTCATCCGCCACGCCGACGCCGGATACGACCACGCCCTGAACGTCGCCCACGAACGCGGCCTCGACCTCCCCAGCCTCGACATCAAAGAACACCGCTGA
- a CDS encoding alpha/beta fold hydrolase, whose protein sequence is MPATPTAVLVHGFGTSSRVWRAVLPLLDAGGGEALVPDLPGFGSSTDGRHTVDGMADVLLEAVQARGLTRYVLVGHSMGAKVAAVLAARRPAGLSGLLLVAPSPPSPEPMTDEGRRDLKAAHGHPDLLREHYLTITRAPLTPADLDALVEDGVRADASAWAAWPDHGSREDRSGDMTRVQVPVHLVSSATDPVITPQVMHAQVRPAFPDATAQTVLGSGHLLPLERPQPVAGAVRGFLQQLS, encoded by the coding sequence ATGCCCGCCACGCCCACAGCGGTCCTCGTGCACGGCTTCGGCACGTCCAGCCGCGTGTGGCGCGCCGTCTTGCCCCTGCTGGACGCGGGCGGCGGGGAGGCCCTCGTGCCTGACCTGCCGGGCTTCGGGAGCAGCACGGACGGCCGCCACACGGTGGACGGCATGGCGGACGTCCTGCTGGAGGCTGTGCAGGCACGCGGCCTGACGCGGTACGTGCTCGTGGGACACTCGATGGGCGCGAAGGTCGCGGCGGTCCTCGCGGCGCGCCGCCCGGCGGGACTCTCGGGCCTGCTGCTCGTCGCCCCGTCCCCCCCGTCACCGGAACCCATGACCGACGAGGGCAGGCGCGACCTCAAGGCTGCGCACGGCCACCCGGACCTCCTGCGCGAACACTACCTCACGATCACGCGCGCCCCCCTGACCCCAGCCGACCTGGACGCCCTGGTAGAAGACGGCGTGCGGGCCGACGCCTCCGCGTGGGCCGCGTGGCCCGACCACGGCAGCCGCGAAGACCGCAGCGGCGACATGACGCGCGTGCAGGTGCCGGTCCACCTGGTCAGCTCCGCCACCGACCCCGTCATCACACCGCAGGTCATGCACGCACAGGTGCGGCCCGCCTTCCCGGACGCCACCGCCCAGACCGTCCTGGGCAGCGGCCACCTGCTCCCGCTGGAACGCCCGCAGCCGGTCGCGGGCGCCGTGCGCGGCTTCCTGCAGCAGCTCAGCTGA
- a CDS encoding gluconate 2-dehydrogenase subunit 3 family protein, whose translation MTADRDPITRLLQDDRVTAPTRAALTARLNPATVPRPHVFNFEEFARLEALSVRLVPHDPAHMPLARRIDARLASGDTDGWRYDHLPPDEASYRALLAALPGDFTALDGGLQDEALHALQAAHPHAFEDLLAELTEGYYSHPAAQAAIGYVGFADAHGWTETRLDRLDPNEAAALALLRGEDA comes from the coding sequence ATGACCGCCGACCGCGACCCGATCACCCGACTCCTGCAGGACGACCGCGTGACCGCGCCCACCCGCGCCGCGCTGACCGCCCGCCTGAACCCCGCGACCGTCCCGAGGCCGCACGTCTTCAACTTCGAGGAGTTCGCCCGCCTCGAAGCGCTCAGCGTGAGGCTCGTCCCGCACGACCCGGCACACATGCCGCTCGCGCGCCGCATCGACGCGCGCCTCGCCAGCGGCGATACGGACGGCTGGCGGTACGACCACCTGCCGCCCGACGAGGCCAGCTACCGCGCCCTGCTCGCCGCCCTGCCCGGCGACTTCACCGCGCTGGACGGCGGCCTGCAGGACGAGGCGCTGCACGCCCTGCAGGCCGCCCACCCGCACGCCTTCGAGGACCTGCTCGCCGAACTGACCGAAGGCTACTACTCGCACCCCGCCGCGCAGGCCGCCATCGGGTACGTGGGCTTCGCGGACGCGCACGGCTGGACCGAGACGCGCCTGGACCGCCTCGACCCCAACGAGGCGGCCGCCCTCGCCCTGCTGCGCGGGGAGGACGCGTGA
- a CDS encoding agmatinase, whose product MTHLPYGGIPTFARAPIVQPEGDWTADVAVLGVPFDIALGFRPGARFAPRALREASLRSVPPFTGLDGVTRLAGVTFVDAGDVVLPSLEPELARQRITDAAELVRERCSLPVFLGGDHSVTYPILRAFAGVPDLHVVQLDAHLDFTDTRNDTRYSNSSPFRRACEDLPNLVHITTIGLRGLRFDPEAVAAARARGHALIPMTDVASDLTRVLEQLPRGKNVYLSVDVDGFDPSVIPGTSSPEPDGLTYAQGMRILAETARHNTVVGLDVVELAPNLDPTGRSELLMARLIMETLCAVDEFGSAQPGWAR is encoded by the coding sequence ATGACCCACCTTCCTTACGGCGGGATTCCGACCTTCGCCCGCGCACCCATCGTGCAGCCTGAGGGTGACTGGACGGCGGACGTTGCTGTGCTCGGCGTTCCCTTCGATATCGCGCTGGGCTTCCGCCCCGGCGCGCGCTTCGCGCCGCGTGCGTTGCGGGAGGCGAGCCTGCGGAGCGTGCCGCCCTTCACGGGGCTGGACGGCGTGACGCGTCTGGCGGGCGTGACCTTCGTGGACGCGGGGGACGTGGTGCTGCCCAGCCTGGAGCCGGAACTGGCGCGGCAGCGGATCACGGATGCGGCCGAGCTGGTGCGGGAGCGGTGCAGCCTGCCCGTGTTCCTGGGTGGTGACCACAGCGTCACGTACCCGATCCTGCGGGCGTTCGCGGGCGTGCCTGACCTGCACGTGGTGCAGCTGGACGCCCACCTGGACTTCACGGACACCCGCAACGACACCCGCTACAGCAACAGCAGCCCCTTTCGCCGCGCGTGCGAGGACCTGCCGAACCTCGTGCACATCACGACCATTGGTCTGCGGGGGCTGCGCTTCGACCCGGAAGCGGTCGCGGCAGCCCGCGCGCGGGGGCACGCCCTGATCCCCATGACGGACGTCGCGAGCGACCTGACGCGCGTGCTGGAGCAGTTGCCGCGCGGGAAGAACGTGTACCTCAGCGTGGACGTGGACGGCTTCGACCCCAGCGTCATCCCCGGCACGAGCAGCCCCGAACCGGACGGCCTGACGTACGCGCAGGGCATGCGCATCCTGGCGGAAACCGCGCGGCACAACACCGTCGTCGGCCTGGACGTCGTGGAGCTCGCCCCGAACCTCGACCCGACCGGCCGCAGCGAACTCCTGATGGCGCGGCTGATCATGGAGACGCTGTGCGCCGTGGACGAGTTCGGTTCCGCGCAGCCGGGGTGGGCGCGATGA
- a CDS encoding GMC family oxidoreductase produces the protein MNARTRVAVIGTGAGGAPLLARLAQAGVQVTALEAGLRHPPHGVATDEVAQAGLFWMDERLSAGNDPLAFGRNNSGRGVGGSTLHYTAYTPRAQPDDLRLHSEFGQGVDWPLEYADLERYYDEIEPFLGVSGPSTYPWGPPRRQPYRHPPLPLNGAAELMARGCDALGLRTSPAANAALSRPQTQEGYGERPACSNRGFCQAGCSTGAKASLDVTYLALAEHHGARILDGSYVTGFRRDGDRVTGVEYLRYGEQHLLEADIVVLSAGAVETPRMLLMHDLANSSGQVGRNFMAHTGVQVWGQFPESVRPNRGIPGSLISEDTHRVPGLVGGYLLQSIGVMPVTYATQYTRGTGTWGAALHEHMAGYNHVAGINILGDCLPYDHNYLELSDEHDAWGLPKPRVHFTFGDNERRMTQHAEDLMRRIWEAAGATGIWAFPRAAHTIGTARMGTDPQSSVVDPYGRAHDLQNLWISDNSTFPSALSANPALTIMALSLRTADRLLHHMNRGEA, from the coding sequence GTGAACGCCCGCACGCGCGTCGCCGTGATCGGCACCGGCGCGGGCGGCGCACCCCTCCTCGCGCGGCTCGCGCAGGCGGGCGTGCAGGTCACGGCACTCGAAGCGGGCCTGCGCCACCCGCCGCACGGCGTCGCGACGGACGAGGTCGCGCAGGCGGGCCTCTTCTGGATGGACGAACGCCTCTCGGCAGGCAACGACCCGCTCGCCTTCGGCCGCAACAACAGCGGGCGCGGCGTGGGCGGCTCCACCCTGCACTACACCGCGTACACCCCGCGCGCCCAGCCGGACGACCTGCGCCTGCACAGCGAGTTCGGGCAGGGCGTGGACTGGCCACTGGAATACGCGGACCTCGAACGGTACTACGACGAGATCGAACCGTTCCTGGGCGTGTCCGGCCCCAGCACGTACCCCTGGGGACCGCCACGCCGCCAGCCGTACCGGCACCCGCCCCTCCCGCTCAACGGCGCGGCGGAACTCATGGCGCGCGGCTGCGACGCGCTCGGGCTGCGCACCAGTCCCGCCGCGAACGCCGCCCTCAGCCGCCCCCAGACGCAGGAAGGCTACGGTGAGCGGCCCGCGTGCAGCAACCGCGGCTTCTGCCAGGCGGGCTGCTCGACCGGCGCGAAAGCCAGCCTGGACGTCACGTACCTCGCGCTGGCCGAACATCACGGCGCACGCATTCTGGACGGCAGTTACGTGACCGGCTTCCGCCGCGACGGGGACCGCGTGACGGGCGTGGAGTACCTGCGGTACGGCGAACAGCACCTGCTGGAGGCCGACATCGTGGTGCTCAGCGCGGGCGCCGTCGAGACGCCCCGCATGCTGCTCATGCACGACCTCGCCAACAGCAGCGGGCAGGTCGGCCGGAACTTCATGGCGCACACCGGCGTGCAGGTGTGGGGGCAGTTTCCGGAATCGGTGCGCCCCAACCGCGGCATTCCCGGCTCGCTCATCAGCGAGGACACGCACCGCGTGCCGGGCCTCGTGGGCGGCTACCTGCTGCAGAGCATCGGCGTGATGCCCGTCACGTACGCCACGCAGTACACGCGCGGCACCGGCACGTGGGGCGCCGCGCTGCACGAGCACATGGCGGGCTACAACCACGTGGCGGGCATCAACATCCTCGGCGACTGCCTCCCGTACGACCACAACTACCTCGAACTGTCGGACGAGCACGACGCGTGGGGCCTTCCGAAACCGCGCGTGCACTTCACGTTCGGCGACAACGAGCGCCGCATGACGCAGCACGCCGAAGACCTCATGCGCCGCATCTGGGAGGCGGCGGGCGCGACCGGCATCTGGGCCTTCCCGCGCGCCGCGCACACCATCGGGACGGCCCGCATGGGGACGGACCCGCAGAGCAGCGTCGTGGATCCGTACGGCCGGGCGCACGACCTGCAGAACCTGTGGATCAGCGACAACAGCACCTTTCCCAGCGCCCTGAGCGCCAACCCCGCCCTCACCATCATGGCCCTCAGCCTGAGGACCGCCGACCGACTCCTGCACCACATGAACAGAGGTGAAGCGTGA